Proteins encoded by one window of Canis lupus dingo isolate Sandy chromosome 22, ASM325472v2, whole genome shotgun sequence:
- the LOC112663869 gene encoding 60S ribosomal protein L28-like, protein MSAHLQWMVVRNCSSFLIKRNKQTYSTEPNNLKARSSFRYNGLIHRKTVGVEPAADGKGVVVVLKRRSGQRKPATSYVRTTINKNARATLSSIRHMIRKNKYRPDLRMAAIRRASAILRSQKPVMVKRKRARPTKSS, encoded by the coding sequence ATGTCCGCTCACCTGCAGTGGATGGTCGTGCGGAACTGCTCCAGCTTCCTGATCAAGAGGAACAAGCAGACGtacagcacggagcccaacaacCTGAAAGCTCGCAGCTCCTTCCGCTACAACGGTCTGATTCACCGCAAGACTGTGGGCGTGGAGCCGGCGGCCGACGGCAAGGGTGTGGTGGTGGTCCTGAAGCGGAGATCAGGCCAGCGGAAACCCGCTACCTCCTATGTGCGAACTACCATCAACAAGAATGCCCGGGCCACCCTCAGTAGCATCAGGCACATGATCCGCAAGAATAAGTACCGTCCGGATCTGCGCATGGCTGCCATTCGCAGAGCCAGTGCTATCCTGCGCAGTCAGAAGCCTGTGATGGTGAAGAGGAAGCGGGCCCGCCCCACCAAGAGCTCCTGA